One window from the genome of Mumia sp. ZJ1417 encodes:
- a CDS encoding heme peroxidase family protein: protein MATTIGQETSTAEEPPPPPAPEPTTPTKPIHHGTPQRGVDVIPSSSFKTGRFGRMFRHLPVFAHTADDMTALALRMVEPAGPPPENPDIPSGYTYFGQFVDHDVTFDPVSSLRRQNDPDALHNFRTPRFDLDSLYGRGPADQPYLYDDSGPVTKMRLGEDVGVVPGETSGAGPDLPRNEPRQRAGEEVFFGRALTGDPRNDENLLVSQLHLTMLQFHNRVADVVGSTTPLTGDDAFKETQRLVRWHYQWVVVHDFLRRIVGQAVIDDILRTETYVADPNGSTIALIRPSFQFYRPANTAYIPVEFAVAAYRFGHSMIRGRYDINDFVKNARGDQGPIPIFGPELPPDELSNLNGFRRLPPQWAVEWKFLVDMPGADTPPQPSLPIDTKLARPLADLPLSVAAHPPHALAERNLQRGVALGLPAGNTVARAMGIDPLDADTLGIGDLSEDLRMHPPLWFYILKEAEVLAAGKTLGPVGGRIVAEVLLGMLNEDPLSYLSVEPNWKPQAPMARDDGTFDLPQLLRFAKEA from the coding sequence ATGGCAACCACCATCGGGCAGGAGACCTCCACCGCTGAGGAGCCACCTCCGCCGCCCGCACCCGAGCCCACGACGCCGACGAAGCCGATCCATCACGGGACGCCTCAGCGCGGCGTCGACGTGATCCCGTCGTCGTCGTTCAAGACTGGTCGGTTCGGCCGCATGTTCCGCCACCTGCCGGTCTTCGCGCACACCGCCGACGACATGACGGCACTGGCTCTGCGGATGGTCGAACCGGCCGGGCCGCCGCCCGAGAACCCCGACATCCCGTCCGGCTACACCTACTTCGGGCAGTTCGTCGACCACGACGTCACGTTCGACCCGGTGTCGAGCCTTCGGCGCCAGAACGACCCGGACGCTCTCCACAACTTCCGTACCCCGAGGTTCGACCTCGACTCGTTGTACGGCCGGGGGCCCGCCGACCAGCCGTACCTGTACGACGACTCCGGACCCGTCACCAAGATGCGCCTCGGCGAGGACGTCGGCGTCGTCCCAGGCGAGACCAGCGGCGCCGGCCCGGATCTGCCGCGGAACGAGCCGCGTCAGCGCGCCGGCGAGGAGGTCTTCTTCGGTCGCGCCCTGACCGGAGACCCGCGCAACGACGAGAACCTCCTCGTGTCCCAGCTCCACCTGACCATGCTGCAGTTCCACAACCGGGTCGCCGACGTCGTGGGGTCGACCACGCCCCTGACCGGGGACGACGCGTTCAAGGAGACCCAGCGGCTCGTCCGTTGGCACTACCAGTGGGTCGTCGTGCACGACTTCCTGCGCCGCATCGTCGGCCAGGCGGTCATCGACGACATCCTGCGCACCGAGACCTACGTCGCCGACCCGAACGGTTCGACGATCGCGCTTATACGCCCGTCGTTCCAGTTCTACCGGCCGGCCAACACCGCGTACATTCCTGTGGAGTTCGCGGTCGCGGCGTACCGGTTCGGGCACTCGATGATCCGGGGCCGCTACGACATCAACGATTTCGTGAAGAACGCGCGAGGCGACCAGGGGCCGATCCCGATCTTCGGGCCGGAGCTGCCGCCGGACGAGCTGTCGAACCTCAACGGCTTCCGGCGACTGCCTCCCCAGTGGGCGGTCGAGTGGAAGTTCCTGGTCGACATGCCGGGCGCCGACACCCCGCCCCAGCCGTCGCTGCCCATCGACACGAAGCTGGCCAGGCCGTTGGCCGATCTTCCGCTGTCGGTGGCGGCGCACCCGCCGCACGCGCTCGCCGAGCGCAACCTCCAGCGGGGTGTCGCGCTCGGGCTGCCGGCAGGCAACACGGTGGCCCGGGCGATGGGCATCGACCCGCTCGATGCCGACACGTTGGGCATCGGTGACCTCAGCGAGGACCTGAGGATGCACCCGCCGCTATGGTTCTACATCCTCAAGGAGGCCGAGGTGCTGGCCGCGGGCAAGACGCTCGGGCCCGTCGGCGGGCGGATCGTCGCCGAGGTTCTGCTCGGGATGCTCAACGAGGACCCTCTCTCGTACCTCAGCGTCGAGCCCAACTGGAAGCCGCAGGCGCCGATGGCTCGCGACGACGGCACGTTCGACCTCCCGCAGCTGCTCCGTTTCGCGAAGGAGGCGTGA
- a CDS encoding superoxide dismutase, with protein MAEYTLPDLPYDYGALEPYISGKIMELHHSKHHLAYVNGANTALEQMAEARDKDSLGTVNLLEKNLAFNLAGHVNHSVFWPNMSPEGGDKPVGELAAAIDNYFGSFDKFRAQFEASALGIQGSGWSILAWETLGQRPIICQLYDHQGNLPVGLVPLLMLDMWEHAFYLQYQNVKADYVKAWWHLVNWADVQARFEGARTNTTTLYTP; from the coding sequence GTGGCTGAGTACACCCTGCCCGATCTGCCGTACGACTACGGAGCTCTCGAGCCGTACATCTCCGGCAAGATCATGGAGCTGCACCACAGCAAGCACCACCTCGCCTACGTCAACGGTGCCAACACGGCACTGGAGCAGATGGCCGAGGCGCGCGACAAGGACTCGCTCGGGACGGTCAACCTGCTCGAGAAGAACCTTGCGTTCAACCTCGCCGGGCACGTGAACCACTCGGTGTTCTGGCCGAACATGTCGCCCGAAGGCGGCGACAAGCCGGTGGGCGAGCTGGCGGCGGCGATCGACAACTACTTCGGGTCGTTCGACAAGTTCCGCGCGCAGTTCGAGGCCAGTGCCCTCGGCATCCAGGGCTCGGGCTGGTCGATCCTCGCGTGGGAGACGCTCGGCCAGCGGCCGATCATCTGCCAGCTGTACGACCACCAGGGCAACCTGCCGGTCGGGCTGGTCCCGCTCCTCATGCTCGACATGTGGGAGCACGCGTTCTACCTGCAGTACCAGAACGTGAAGGCCGACTACGTCAAGGCCTGGTGGCACCTCGTCAACTGGGCGGACGTGCAGGCGCGCTTCGAGGGCGCGCGCACGAACACGACGACGCTCTACACGCCGTAG
- a CDS encoding DUF305 domain-containing protein, producing MRPRRVAVALCVLLAAVATLAGCSSEAPETVQLGGGSASAPSAGTVERPWGTVTTFPELEKAQIPERPDMTFAAEMVLHHDQAVELSRNVLAHDGIDERVAAAARFIAQDQRNEITTMTAWIDAWVASLPELAQGHHVHDAASMPGMVPEARVDALRGLPTAEAQMSFLALMIAHHEGAVAMSKGYLGNDHNSFTKSIAQHIIREQTVEIDYLRRLADGL from the coding sequence GTGCGCCCTCGCCGCGTCGCCGTCGCGCTCTGCGTGCTGCTTGCCGCCGTCGCGACGCTCGCGGGCTGCAGCAGCGAGGCGCCGGAGACCGTCCAGCTCGGGGGCGGCTCGGCCTCGGCGCCCTCCGCGGGGACGGTCGAGCGGCCATGGGGAACCGTGACGACCTTCCCCGAGCTCGAGAAGGCGCAGATCCCCGAGCGCCCCGACATGACGTTCGCGGCCGAGATGGTGCTGCACCACGATCAGGCTGTTGAGCTGAGCCGCAACGTGCTCGCTCACGACGGGATCGACGAGCGCGTCGCGGCGGCCGCGCGGTTCATCGCGCAGGACCAGCGCAACGAGATCACCACGATGACCGCGTGGATCGACGCCTGGGTGGCCTCGCTGCCTGAGCTCGCTCAGGGCCACCACGTCCACGACGCTGCCAGCATGCCCGGCATGGTGCCCGAGGCGAGAGTCGACGCGCTGCGCGGCCTCCCGACGGCCGAGGCTCAGATGTCGTTCCTCGCGCTGATGATCGCGCACCACGAAGGAGCGGTCGCGATGTCGAAGGGCTACCTGGGCAACGACCACAACTCCTTCACGAAGAGCATCGCCCAACACATCATCCGCGAGCAGACGGTCGAGATCGACTACCTGCGCCGACTCGCGGACGGGCTCTGA
- the rocD gene encoding ornithine--oxo-acid transaminase: MTHSTSADLVALDERWTTHNYHPLPVVIHEASGAWVTDVDGRSYLDFLAGYSALNFGHRHPALVAAAVEQLGRVTLTSRAFHHDLLGAFCEELAALTGTEMVLPMNSGAEAVESAIKVARKWAYEVKGVPDPTATIVVASGGFHGRTTTIVSFSDDPDAYGGYGPYTPGFVRVPYGDTDALAEAVDERTAAILLEPIQGEAGVIVPPVGYLAAARRIADDAGCLLVADEIQSGLARTGTVLALEHEGVTADLSTLGKALGGGIVPVSAVVGRADVLGVLRPGQHGSTFGGNPLACAVGRAVVGLLRTGEFQERSRVLGKHLHARLDALVGHGVDGVRGRGLWAGIDLSPGGLTGREAAVALVQHGVLCKETHGRTLRIAPTLVVTESELDQGIDALTAVVGA, translated from the coding sequence ATGACCCACTCCACATCCGCCGACCTGGTCGCGCTCGACGAACGGTGGACCACGCACAACTACCACCCGCTGCCCGTGGTCATCCACGAAGCGTCCGGCGCGTGGGTCACCGACGTCGACGGCCGGTCCTACCTGGACTTCCTCGCGGGCTACTCGGCTCTCAACTTCGGGCACCGCCATCCGGCGCTTGTCGCGGCCGCCGTCGAGCAGCTGGGGCGGGTGACTTTGACGTCGCGGGCGTTCCACCACGACCTGCTCGGTGCCTTCTGCGAGGAGCTGGCCGCGCTCACCGGCACGGAGATGGTCCTGCCGATGAACTCCGGCGCCGAGGCGGTGGAGTCGGCGATCAAGGTCGCCCGCAAGTGGGCGTACGAGGTGAAAGGGGTCCCCGACCCGACGGCGACGATCGTGGTCGCGAGCGGCGGCTTCCACGGGCGGACCACAACGATCGTCTCGTTCTCGGACGATCCGGACGCGTACGGCGGGTACGGGCCGTACACGCCGGGGTTCGTCCGGGTTCCGTACGGCGACACCGACGCGCTCGCCGAGGCCGTCGACGAGCGAACTGCGGCGATCCTGCTGGAGCCGATCCAGGGTGAGGCAGGGGTGATCGTGCCGCCGGTGGGCTATCTGGCCGCCGCACGGAGGATCGCCGACGACGCAGGGTGTCTGCTGGTCGCCGACGAGATCCAGTCGGGGCTCGCACGGACCGGTACGGTGCTCGCGCTCGAACACGAGGGTGTGACGGCCGACCTCTCGACGCTCGGCAAGGCGCTCGGCGGCGGGATCGTGCCCGTGTCGGCCGTGGTGGGACGGGCGGACGTGCTGGGCGTGCTGCGGCCAGGGCAGCACGGCTCGACGTTCGGCGGGAACCCGCTCGCGTGCGCCGTCGGGCGTGCGGTCGTGGGGTTGCTGCGGACGGGTGAGTTCCAGGAGCGGTCTCGGGTGCTCGGCAAGCACCTCCACGCACGGCTCGATGCGCTCGTCGGCCACGGCGTGGACGGCGTACGGGGGCGTGGGTTATGGGCGGGGATCGACCTCTCCCCCGGCGGGCTGACCGGGCGGGAGGCAGCGGTCGCGCTCGTGCAGCACGGTGTGCTCTGCAAGGAGACGCACGGGCGCACGCTGCGCATCGCGCCGACCCTCGTCGTGACCGAGTCCGAGCTCGACCAGGGCATCGACGCGTTGACGGCGGTCGTCGGCGCCTGA
- a CDS encoding cytochrome c oxidase assembly protein produces MTAPVRWAVGAFLATFATLYVALALGAALPATAPLGIPDPGVFTGWALMVTRVLSDLAGLATVGFLTTAAFLLPSSAREVQGLAARSVRVASTTAFAWAGATLVLFFFSTSQLFGTPPSALSWNLFTEYGTGSETGRAQLAQIVIALLVAVLARRTFSVRAAALLLGLALGGFVPQAMSGHSAGAGAHDLAIVSMLLHLVGAALWVGGLAGLAWVALMGSRRLPAAVTRFSTLAVWCVAILAVSGVVNAATRIQGLSDLDSRYALLIGLKVLALVVLAGLGLVHRRRTVTSLEQADGLSDDAAVRGPARRLFLRIAAVELIVMGMTVAVAVALSRTPTPRPDDLYDTTVNAILGGPLPPDPTLWRLLWGFTPNGVGLAVVGLCLALYVKGLLVMHRRGDRWPVGRTISWMAGLVMVAWATFGGLGVYSHVLFSAHMVSHMMLSMVAPILLILGAPVTLALRTLPGPRGKGDVSPRQMLVSLLHSRFVSVVTHPLFATAIFVGSLYGLYFTPIFETAMESHVGHGLMELHFLAAGSLFYYVIIGIDPSPRRIAPLWRFVILLVTIPFHAFFSITLMAMTSVIASGYYNQLERPYATDLLSDQYLGGGIAWAMGEVPLVLVMGALFVQWFRSDSRDAVRHDRNASKNDGAELAAYNAYLAGLAGRPSPQKKAPQKPAPDKPVPEADEARPESSDRAPRG; encoded by the coding sequence ATGACCGCGCCGGTACGTTGGGCCGTCGGAGCGTTCCTGGCCACGTTCGCCACCCTGTACGTGGCCTTGGCGCTGGGCGCCGCGCTTCCGGCAACAGCCCCGCTCGGCATACCCGATCCGGGTGTGTTCACCGGATGGGCGCTCATGGTTACGCGGGTGCTCTCCGACCTCGCCGGGCTGGCGACGGTCGGGTTCCTCACGACCGCGGCGTTTCTCCTCCCCTCCAGCGCCCGCGAGGTGCAGGGCCTTGCGGCGCGCTCGGTCCGCGTGGCGTCGACCACGGCGTTCGCGTGGGCAGGCGCGACCCTCGTGCTGTTCTTCTTCAGCACCTCGCAGCTCTTCGGGACGCCCCCGTCGGCGCTCTCGTGGAACCTCTTCACCGAGTACGGCACGGGTTCTGAGACGGGCCGCGCGCAGCTCGCGCAGATTGTGATCGCCCTGCTCGTCGCCGTCCTCGCCCGCCGGACCTTCAGCGTCAGGGCGGCCGCGCTGCTGCTCGGGCTCGCCCTCGGCGGGTTCGTTCCGCAGGCGATGTCGGGCCACTCCGCGGGCGCAGGCGCGCACGACCTCGCGATCGTGAGCATGTTGCTCCACCTCGTGGGCGCGGCGCTGTGGGTCGGCGGACTCGCCGGCCTCGCGTGGGTCGCGCTCATGGGAAGCCGTCGCCTTCCTGCAGCCGTCACGCGGTTCTCCACCCTCGCGGTGTGGTGCGTGGCGATCCTCGCCGTCTCCGGCGTCGTCAACGCCGCGACCCGCATCCAGGGCCTGTCCGACCTCGACTCCCGTTATGCCCTGCTGATCGGTCTCAAGGTCCTCGCCCTGGTCGTCCTCGCCGGTCTCGGCCTCGTCCACCGCCGCCGTACGGTCACCTCGCTCGAGCAAGCCGACGGCCTGTCGGACGACGCGGCGGTCCGCGGCCCGGCGCGCCGCCTCTTCCTGCGCATCGCCGCGGTCGAGCTGATCGTCATGGGCATGACCGTGGCCGTGGCAGTGGCGCTCTCGCGCACCCCGACGCCACGCCCGGACGACCTGTACGACACCACCGTCAACGCGATCCTCGGCGGCCCGCTGCCGCCGGATCCGACGCTGTGGCGCCTGCTCTGGGGATTCACACCGAACGGCGTCGGTCTCGCCGTCGTCGGGCTCTGCCTCGCGCTCTACGTCAAGGGCCTGCTGGTGATGCACCGTCGCGGCGACCGTTGGCCGGTCGGCCGCACGATCTCGTGGATGGCGGGCCTCGTGATGGTCGCGTGGGCGACCTTCGGCGGGCTCGGCGTCTACTCGCACGTGCTCTTCAGCGCGCACATGGTCTCGCACATGATGCTCAGCATGGTCGCGCCGATCCTGCTGATCCTTGGTGCTCCGGTGACGCTCGCCCTGCGCACGCTCCCGGGCCCGCGCGGCAAGGGCGACGTGTCACCGCGCCAGATGCTGGTCTCGCTGCTGCACTCCCGCTTCGTCAGCGTCGTGACACACCCGCTGTTCGCGACGGCGATCTTCGTCGGCAGCCTGTACGGGCTCTACTTCACGCCGATCTTCGAGACCGCGATGGAGAGCCACGTCGGGCACGGCCTGATGGAGCTGCACTTCCTCGCGGCCGGCTCACTCTTCTACTACGTCATCATCGGCATCGATCCGTCGCCACGTCGGATCGCCCCGCTGTGGCGCTTCGTGATCCTGCTCGTCACGATCCCGTTCCACGCGTTCTTCTCGATCACGCTCATGGCGATGACCAGCGTCATCGCCAGCGGGTACTACAACCAGCTCGAGCGGCCGTACGCGACCGACCTGCTGTCCGACCAATACCTCGGCGGCGGGATCGCGTGGGCCATGGGCGAGGTGCCGCTGGTGCTCGTGATGGGGGCGCTGTTCGTGCAGTGGTTCCGATCTGACTCACGCGACGCCGTACGGCACGACCGCAACGCGAGCAAGAACGACGGCGCCGAGCTCGCGGCATACAACGCCTATCTCGCCGGACTGGCCGGGCGCCCGTCGCCTCAGAAGAAGGCGCCGCAGAAGCCTGCACCCGACAAGCCCGTCCCCGAAGCCGACGAAGCCCGGCCGGAGTCGTCCGACCGGGCTCCGCGTGGCTAG
- a CDS encoding asparaginase domain-containing protein has protein sequence MSTSTMGLAGPRGVLVLVTGGTATMGGGADGLAVTAEGVDGLRAIVDAWSVARQVRADVVLDHPLRDSAEMGPADWTRWHRQIRAALPSVAGVVVVHGTDSMAFSGAALALALADAPRPVVLTGAQRGPSEPGSDVADNLRLALDTVQAGRGGVSLAFAGQVRAAATLWKQSTTDLDGFAGVLGTSRRLSLYLPLGGFHGYDEDRFVALATVSLEQWHDQLMWSRQPSGVVLRVFGGGTAPADKVAFERLAALREAKIPVVAVSQTPAAAVDLRRYAAGRGLLEQGVVSCGCMTTEAAFAKLHYLIASGLSYEEIRSLLAVDLVGEGRTRR, from the coding sequence GTGAGCACGTCGACGATGGGTCTGGCGGGTCCGCGCGGGGTGCTCGTCCTCGTCACGGGTGGCACGGCAACCATGGGCGGCGGCGCCGACGGCTTGGCGGTGACGGCCGAGGGAGTCGACGGCCTGCGGGCGATCGTGGATGCCTGGTCGGTCGCGCGCCAGGTACGCGCTGACGTCGTGCTCGACCATCCGTTGCGTGACAGCGCTGAGATGGGGCCCGCCGACTGGACGCGTTGGCACCGCCAGATCCGCGCCGCGCTGCCGTCGGTGGCCGGCGTGGTCGTCGTCCACGGCACCGACAGCATGGCGTTCAGCGGGGCTGCCCTCGCCCTCGCGCTCGCTGACGCGCCGCGCCCGGTCGTGCTCACCGGCGCCCAGCGGGGTCCGTCCGAGCCCGGCAGCGACGTGGCCGACAACCTCCGCCTCGCGCTCGACACCGTCCAGGCAGGTCGTGGTGGCGTGTCGTTGGCCTTCGCCGGACAGGTGCGTGCGGCGGCGACCCTCTGGAAGCAGTCCACCACCGACCTCGACGGGTTCGCGGGCGTGCTCGGGACGAGCCGTCGGCTGTCGCTCTATCTCCCGCTGGGTGGGTTCCACGGCTACGACGAGGACCGGTTCGTCGCCCTCGCGACCGTCAGTCTCGAGCAGTGGCACGACCAGCTCATGTGGTCACGCCAGCCGTCCGGTGTCGTGCTGCGTGTCTTCGGCGGGGGGACGGCGCCGGCCGACAAGGTCGCGTTCGAGCGCCTCGCGGCGCTGCGCGAGGCAAAGATCCCCGTCGTCGCGGTCAGCCAGACACCGGCGGCTGCGGTCGACCTGCGCCGCTACGCCGCGGGCCGCGGGCTCTTGGAGCAGGGGGTGGTGAGCTGTGGCTGCATGACGACGGAGGCTGCGTTCGCCAAGCTCCACTACCTCATCGCGAGCGGCCTGTCGTACGAGGAGATCCGAAGCCTGCTGGCCGTCGACCTCGTGGGTGAAGGTCGTACTCGACGCTGA
- a CDS encoding helix-turn-helix domain-containing protein, whose translation MRAEGLGVTARQLVDSLEMPRATTYRLLEHLVQCPDVTGFALGRRVRDLARAADARGEEVES comes from the coding sequence TTGCGGGCCGAGGGGCTCGGGGTGACCGCGCGGCAGCTCGTGGACTCCCTGGAGATGCCGCGTGCCACCACGTACCGGCTGCTCGAGCACCTCGTCCAGTGCCCCGACGTCACCGGGTTCGCCCTTGGGCGACGGGTACGAGACCTGGCGCGGGCAGCGGACGCCCGCGGCGAGGAGGTTGAGTCGTGA
- a CDS encoding DUF72 domain-containing protein: protein MASPPVHVGISGWSYARWHGDYYPDDLPRRDELGYVASRLATVEVNASFYRLQRPTTYERWYDTTPDGFRFAVKGSRFLTHQRRLREPEQPLATFMASGVLALREKLGPFLWQLPAEGAPTPERLDAFCAMLPRSYGARLPLTHAVEVRSAQAIDEVTEILRSHRIALVVSDGAGAWPLFERATADFAYVRLHGHTQLYHGGYSDHRLRRWAERIRGWDVETWVYFDNDADGRAPYDAERLARRLR, encoded by the coding sequence ATGGCGAGCCCGCCGGTCCACGTCGGCATCTCGGGATGGAGCTATGCCCGGTGGCACGGCGACTACTATCCGGACGACCTGCCGCGGCGCGACGAGCTCGGCTATGTGGCGTCGCGCCTGGCCACGGTCGAGGTCAACGCGAGCTTCTACCGGCTGCAGCGGCCGACGACGTACGAGCGGTGGTACGACACGACGCCGGACGGTTTCCGCTTCGCGGTCAAGGGCAGCCGGTTTCTCACGCACCAGCGCAGGCTCCGCGAGCCCGAGCAGCCGCTGGCGACCTTCATGGCCTCGGGGGTCCTTGCGCTACGCGAGAAGCTCGGCCCGTTCCTCTGGCAGCTCCCGGCGGAGGGGGCACCGACGCCCGAGCGCCTTGACGCGTTCTGCGCGATGCTGCCTCGTTCGTACGGGGCACGCCTGCCGCTGACGCACGCCGTCGAGGTCCGCAGCGCCCAGGCGATCGACGAGGTCACGGAAATCCTTCGCAGCCACAGAATCGCCCTCGTCGTCTCTGATGGCGCGGGCGCGTGGCCGCTGTTCGAGCGGGCGACGGCGGACTTTGCGTACGTCCGCCTGCACGGCCACACGCAGCTCTACCACGGCGGCTACTCCGACCATCGCCTCCGCCGCTGGGCTGAGCGGATCCGCGGGTGGGACGTCGAGACGTGGGTGTACTTCGACAACGACGCCGACGGCCGGGCCCCGTACGACGCTGAGCGGCTGGCCCGACGGCTACGTTGA
- a CDS encoding crotonase/enoyl-CoA hydratase family protein: MTEPRVLLAVDDAIAHVTLNRPEKLNGVDITMLRELVATARRVREDRTVRAVVLRGEGDAFCAGLDFASVMSSPATIVRSFVPNPLRGQNLFQRGLWVWRELPVPVVAVVHGHCYGAGLQLATAADFRFTTPDARWSVLEAKWGLVPDMSGTVSFRELVGGDVARRLTMTGEVVDGTTAHALGLASGVADDPEVPARELVEALIARSPDSVAASKALLNRTRHASPRRAFAVERRLQLAMLFARNTAIARAANAKKEQPEFQPRSFGS, translated from the coding sequence ATGACAGAGCCACGCGTCCTGCTCGCCGTCGACGACGCCATCGCGCACGTCACGCTCAACCGCCCCGAGAAGCTCAACGGCGTCGACATCACGATGTTGCGCGAGCTCGTCGCGACCGCCCGCCGTGTCCGCGAGGACCGCACCGTCCGCGCCGTCGTGCTGCGCGGCGAGGGCGACGCGTTCTGCGCCGGCCTCGACTTCGCCTCGGTGATGAGCAGCCCGGCGACCATCGTGCGCTCGTTCGTCCCTAACCCGCTGCGCGGTCAGAACCTCTTCCAGCGTGGCCTATGGGTGTGGCGCGAGCTGCCGGTGCCGGTCGTCGCTGTGGTCCACGGCCACTGCTACGGCGCGGGCCTCCAGCTCGCCACCGCGGCCGACTTCCGGTTCACCACGCCTGACGCGCGCTGGTCGGTGCTCGAGGCGAAGTGGGGCCTCGTACCAGACATGAGCGGCACCGTCAGCTTCCGCGAGCTCGTCGGCGGCGACGTCGCGCGCCGCCTGACGATGACCGGTGAGGTCGTCGACGGGACGACCGCCCACGCGCTGGGGCTCGCCAGCGGCGTCGCGGACGACCCCGAGGTGCCCGCGCGCGAGCTGGTCGAGGCGCTCATCGCCCGCTCCCCCGACTCCGTCGCCGCCTCCAAGGCGCTGCTCAACCGCACGCGCCACGCCTCGCCGCGGCGCGCCTTCGCGGTCGAGCGACGCCTGCAGCTCGCGATGCTCTTCGCGAGGAACACCGCGATCGCCCGCGCGGCGAACGCCAAGAAGGAGCAGCCCGAGTTCCAGCCGCGCAGCTTCGGCAGCTGA
- a CDS encoding YcnI family protein, translated as MNKLVLPSGMLAGAAALVLATAAPASAHVGVDAPDAAKGGWATLSFRVPTESDTASTTALTVAFPEGADFEYVATKTKPGWTVSKVEGTSVTWTAEKGTGIAPGEFDVFDLRVGPLPTDVDTLTFPATQTYSDGTTAAWDQPTPESGEEPDRPAPVVALADAEDGHGAHGATDAETDDDAAESEDSGGVDGWLVGGIAVLALAVGALVASLVRRGPRSR; from the coding sequence ATGAACAAGCTCGTCCTGCCCTCCGGCATGCTCGCCGGAGCCGCAGCTCTCGTCCTCGCCACTGCCGCACCCGCGTCCGCGCACGTCGGCGTTGACGCCCCTGACGCGGCGAAGGGTGGCTGGGCGACCCTCTCGTTCCGCGTCCCGACCGAGTCCGACACCGCCAGCACGACCGCCCTGACCGTCGCGTTCCCCGAGGGCGCCGACTTCGAGTACGTCGCCACCAAGACCAAGCCCGGGTGGACCGTCAGCAAGGTGGAGGGCACCTCCGTCACCTGGACCGCCGAGAAGGGGACCGGCATCGCGCCGGGCGAGTTCGACGTGTTCGACCTCCGGGTCGGGCCGCTGCCGACCGACGTCGACACCCTCACCTTCCCGGCCACCCAGACGTACTCCGACGGCACGACGGCCGCCTGGGACCAGCCGACGCCCGAGAGCGGCGAGGAGCCCGATCGTCCTGCTCCGGTGGTGGCGCTCGCCGACGCCGAGGACGGGCACGGCGCCCACGGAGCCACGGACGCCGAGACCGACGACGACGCCGCGGAGTCCGAGGACTCCGGCGGCGTCGACGGCTGGCTCGTCGGCGGCATCGCCGTCCTGGCGCTCGCCGTCGGGGCCCTCGTGGCCAGCCTCGTCCGCAGGGGGCCACGCTCCCGATGA
- a CDS encoding copper resistance CopC family protein, translating to MTSTAARGLRHVVLACVTAVGLLVLSSPTAVGHAVLVSTTPADGSTVAILPDEIVLTFNERVTTPAYVVAEAPDGTQVASGEARTDGKSVRATTNPADIAGEYRISYRVVSADGHPIDGSVYVTVTEGRTVEKTRAEDDEDTGAGFVHEHRAHFLWGAAGVIAAAALLLWPRRREDKEDA from the coding sequence TTGACGAGCACGGCCGCACGCGGCCTGCGCCACGTCGTGCTCGCCTGCGTGACCGCCGTCGGGCTGCTGGTCCTCAGCAGCCCGACGGCGGTCGGCCACGCCGTCCTCGTCTCCACGACGCCCGCGGACGGCTCCACCGTGGCGATCCTGCCGGACGAGATCGTCCTGACCTTCAACGAGCGCGTGACCACCCCGGCGTACGTCGTCGCCGAGGCGCCGGACGGCACCCAGGTCGCCTCGGGGGAGGCCCGGACGGACGGGAAGAGCGTCCGTGCGACCACCAACCCGGCCGACATCGCGGGGGAGTACCGCATCTCCTACCGCGTCGTGTCCGCCGACGGGCACCCCATCGACGGCTCGGTGTACGTCACCGTGACCGAGGGGCGTACCGTCGAGAAGACCCGCGCCGAGGACGACGAGGACACCGGTGCGGGGTTCGTGCACGAACACCGGGCCCACTTCCTGTGGGGGGCTGCCGGTGTGATCGCTGCCGCTGCGCTGCTGCTGTGGCCCCGGCGGCGCGAAGACAAGGAGGACGCGTGA